The Pochonia chlamydosporia 170 chromosome 1, whole genome shotgun sequence genome window below encodes:
- a CDS encoding glucanase B (similar to Verticillium alfalfae VaMs.102 XP_002999615.1), giving the protein MRLCLLVAAIAGVATALPSLTTASKKGGFTIAKPGTIKDVKVTKDNTLNGTYHGPTTTRINRKITSRALPGHLPLQFVNNFSGNQVNAYIQGLDSDNRIVFVLGDGSLVYPSSGGSAVPVPISQNLAVPLPAKGSTFKMTLPITLSSARIYFAEGKLSFFMVKTPNGDGLVQPSVSNTQDPSSGLNWGFVEMTYTTALALYANISYVDFVGMILSMAMSVKDGSGTQITRGLSSGAVSQICNGLLDQTNREGYPWSSSCVASSSGALLRVLSPGQYSVVNPSGFANYWNAYADQVWSHYASTPLTINTQTGAGNVKCRVSGATMNCDGDNRGYAKPNAGDIWGCNSGPFGIQAGDNSVHYAVVPRLCAAFVRSTLLLAGGNTQPSLDSSHYYTVNPTNHYSRLVHKNEVDGKGYAFPYDDVNPDGNENASGTVASGSPDTLTIYVGAPPP; this is encoded by the coding sequence ATGCGGCTCTGTCTGTTAGTggccgccattgctggcgtGGCTACAGCTCTCCCTTCcctcaccaccgcctccaagaAAGGCGGCTtcaccatcgccaaaccCGGCACCATCAAAGACGTAAAGGTCACAAAGGACAACACCCTAAACGGCACTTACCACGGCCCTACAACAACGAGAATCAATCGAAAGATTACTTCGCGTGCCCTCCCCGGCCATCTCCCCTTACAATTTGTCAACAACTTCAGCGGTAACCAAGTCAATGCATACATCCAAGGCCTGGATTCAGACAACCGCATCGTCTTCGTGCTCGGAGACGGCTCCCTGGTATATCCCAGCTCTGGAGGCTCTGCGGTTCCCGTCCCAATCAGCCAGAATCTTGCTGTCCCGCTGCCCGCCAAGGGAAGCACATTCAAAATGACGCTGCCCATAACCCTCAGCTCTGCTCGGATCTACTTTGCGGAAGGCAAActgagcttcttcatggtcAAGACGCCCAACGGCGACGGTCTGGTTCAGCCATCCGTGTCTAATACACAAGACCCGAGCTCAGGTCTCAACTGGGGCTTCGTTGAAATGACTTACACCACTGCGCTGGCACTCTACGCAAACATCAGCTACGTCGACTTTGTGGGCATGATTCtcagcatggccatgtcCGTCAAGGATGGGAGCGGCACCCAAATCACCCGTGGCCTTTCCAGCGGCGCGGTCAGCCAGATCTGCAATGGTTTgctagaccagaccaacagaGAAGGATACCCATGGAGCAGCAGCTGCGTCGCGAGCTCATCTGGCGCTTTGCTTCGCGTCTTATCTCCAGGACAGTATTCCGTCGTCAATCCGAGCGGCTTTGCCAACTATTGGAATGCGTATGCAGACCAAGTATGGAGTCACTATgcctcaacaccattgacTATCAATACGCAGACTGGCGCAGGGAATGTCAAATGTCGCGTCTCAGGGGCAACCATGAACTGTGACGGTGATAATCGCGGCTATGCGAAGCCCAATGCCGGAGACATCTGGGGCTGCAACAGCGGACCTTTCGGCATCCAGGCTGGTGATAATAGTGTTCATTATGCTGTTGTTCCTAGACTCTGCGCCGCCTTTGTCCGCTCGACGTTGTTGCTTGCGGGAGGTAACACGCAGCCTAGCCTGGATTCATCGCATTACTATACCGTCAACCCTACAAATCACTATAGTCGACTTGTGCACAAGAATGAGGTGGATGGAAAGGGGTATGCCTTCCCGTACGACGATGTCAACCCTGATGGGAATGAGAATGCTTCTGGGACTGTTGCGTCCGGTAGCCCTGATACCTTGACGATTTATGTTGGTGCTCCGCCTCCGTAG
- a CDS encoding reg SU protein (similar to Sordaria macrospora k-hell XP_003349644.1), whose amino-acid sequence MSVPFSSPFGANANPFGNDRSQNVMHSLAEEDENDNGRAQIDSGTGLNFPGTFGADASSETPPTVRGPPNPDSYPPQYNFARRTSVSAESLKPSADSYDNWSPPFHDKTADQLERLKKAIEGNFLFSHLDEEQTAQILGALVEKPIPAKGIKVISQGDAGDFFYVVEKGSFDVHVNASGSIQPGPDGLGDNVGNIQAGGSFGELALMYNAPRAATVISVEANCTLWALDRITFRRILMESTFARRRMYETFLEEVPLLSSLTPYERSKIADALETRKYAQGEVIIQEGDPGHSFFLLESGEADAFKGDQSNKVLHYKKGDYFGELALLNDQPRAASIMASTEVKVATLGKNAFQRLLGPVEGILRRTRYQGVATGVEEMDPLHRE is encoded by the exons ATGTCGGTTCCCTTTTCGAGCCCGTTTGGGGCTAATGCAAACCCCTTTGGCAACGATCGGTCGCAGAATGTAATGCACAGCTtggccgaagaagacgaaaacGACAACGGCAGAGCCCAGATTGATTCAGGCACCGGTCTGAACTTCCCAGGAACCTTTGGCGCCGATGCTAGTTCAGAAACACCCCCAACGGTCCGAGGTCCTCCAAACCCGGACAGCTATCCCCCCCAATACAATTTTGCTCGTCGCACATCGGTGTCTGCTGAGTCACTGAAGCCTAGCGCCGATAGCTATGACAACTGGTCGCCTCCTTTCCATGACAAGACTGCCGATCAGCTGGAGCGTCTCAAGAAGGCCATTGAGGGCAATTTCCTTTTCAGCCATCTAGATGAAGAGCAAACTGCTCAGATTCTCGGCGCATTGGTTGAAAAGCCCATCCctgccaagggcatcaag gTTATCAGTCAGGGCGATGCTGGCGACTTCTTCTATGTCGTAGAGAAGGGCTCATTTGATGTCCACGTCAACGCCAGTGGAAGCATCCAACCCGGACCAGACGGACTGGGTGATAATGTTGGAAACATCCAAGCCGGGGGTTCGTTTGGTGAACTCGCCCTCATGTACAACGCCCCGCGTGCTGCCACAGTCATTTCAGTCGAAGCCAACTGCACCCTATGGGCCTTGGACCGCATCACATTCCGTCGGATTCTCATGGAGTCTACGTTTGCCAGGCGGCGAATGTACGAGACcttcttggaggaggttcCGTTGTTGTCATCACTAACCCCGTATGAGCGGTCCAAGATTGCTGACGCCCTTGAGACACGAAAATATGCTCAAGGCGAGGTCATCATTCAGGAAGGCGACCCAGGCCACTCATTCTTCTTACTGGAAAGCGGTGAAGCCGACGCATTCAAGGGCGATCAAAGCAACAAAGTGCTGCATTATAAGAAGGGAGACTATTTCGGCGAGTTGGCGCTGCTCAATGACCAGCCTCGAGCTGCTAGTATCATGGCTTCGACCGAGGTCAAGGTGGCCACGCTCGGCAAGAACGCCTTCCAGAGACTGTTGGGTCCAGTGGAGGGAATCTTGCGCCGCACCAGGTACCAAGGTGTTGCGACTGGGGTGGAAGAAATGGACCCTCTGCATCGCGAATAG
- a CDS encoding transcription elongation factor spt6 (similar to Coccidioides immitis RS XP_001246769.1) — translation MSNSMRDLISGEAELDDEEDDESYDEETGEERVRRNGPRVDDSSEEEEDDDDEEEARKVREGFIVDEEEEEEEEDADSDAEPRPVKRKREHRDREEEARLDEDDLELIGEQFGERTKPESKSKFKRLKRGHRDEDESPNERRGLDEIFSDEDEDAAEQRPYGRSNLRAQADEFDDFIEEDFPEDEDERTRRLEDLEVARPRDRGVGAVVDTTGLDKDALDDMEAIFGNGEDYDWALQLEDDEEDREQQEQGIELKDVFEPSQLKEKLLTDEDNEIRFTDEPERFQLERKAFKNLQLTADQFKEEAKWITNQLWPKKGLAQELQAPFGKAVGKVLEFFIVDEVEVPYVFQHRKDYLLHSKKIRKSTRDDLDGPDYTIQSDKLLNQDDLWRILELDVKFRSFVDKRNSLEKTYENLKSLDVEDQMIEEMIPEATTMEELQDLQDYVQFQYGAKLKDLAVMSGNVSQVKRPGSKSSLLDRVRNGKTYYFVKAYGISADQLAKNALRQGKKITPDDDSQYPMDLADSLIDDNFSTGDQVISAARQMYSEELFASPRMRKYFRSSYYQAAELSCRRTDKGLRKIDDSHPYYEIKYLQNQAIADLVHQPELFLKMMRAEEEGLVDIKVDMPPRYDFRRQLYQEFESENFSDRAEQWREERKKVLDVAYPKLEKVIVKNVKEVIRTFCQDEVLKMCRQEFYRKLDQAPYKPKGMILGTTPRVLALSNGMSDPAREPTCWTWVDEDGRVLEQGKFGNLARDEAQREEFAELVRRRRPDVIAVSGWSAETNRLIRDVEALVTDKDLRGAEFEDPETNDYRTEPLEVVIVDDEVARLYKDSPRAMAEHPALNPVTRYCVGLARYMQNPMKEYAALGKDVSSLSFHPCQHLLPQDKLMKYLDSAMVDTVNMVGVNINDAMTSSYTANLLPYIAGLGPRKATSVIKAINANGGSVNTRDELVGDPDSGKLPVVGPRVWNNCASFLYIDYDATNPSSDPLDNTRVHPEDYELGRKMAADALELDEEDVKAETDENGPGAIVRKLFKQDEQERVNELVLDEYADQLLTNFNQRKRATLEAISAELQAPYEELRRSFAPLNQSEVFTMFTGETKSSLCEGMIVPVNVRMVRDDFAIVKLDCGIEGRVEAHEVTNRASVKEVLSTGQTAQAKILELNYKDFMAKLSMREDALRVPFKRPLNYGRDGWDYNLESSDKEELREKDHSTGRTQRVVKHPNFKPFNSIQAEEYLGSQPSGEVIIRPSSKGNDHLAITWKVADNVYQHIDVLEMQKDTEFSVGKLLRIGGKYTYSDLDELIVDHVKAMARKVEELMRHDKYQSRSRSETEKWLTTYIDANPNRSAYAFCIDPKHPGYFWLCFKASRTARVIGLPVRAIPQGYELKGYQYPDMRALCNGFKLRYQNEFSKMGNR, via the exons ATGAGCAACAGCATGCGCGACTTGATTTCGGGCGAGGCCGAGttggacgatgaggaagatgacgaatCATATGACGAGGAGACTGGGGAGGAGCGGGTTAGACGAAATGGGCCCCGCGTCGATGACTCcagtgaagaagaagaagacgacgatgacgaagaggaagctCGCAAG GTACGCGAGggcttcattgttgatgaagaagaggaggaagaagaggaagatgccgacTCCGACGCAGAGCCACGCCCCGTCAAGAGAAAACGCGAACACCGGGATCGCGAAGAGGAAGCGCgccttgatgaagatgatttGGAGCTGATTGGCGAACAATTCGGAGAAAGAACCAAACCAGAAAGCAAG TCTAAATTCAAGCGGCTCAAACGTGGGCATCGCGACGAAGACGAATCCCCCAATGAACGACGTGGCCTGGACGAAATCTTTTccgacgaagacgaagatgcCGCAGAGCAACGCCCTTACGGAAGGTCAAACCTGCGCGCTCAGGCCGACGAGTTTGACGACTTTATCGAGGAAGACTTCcccgaagacgaagacgagcGAACGCGCCGATTGGAAGATTTGGAGGTTGCACGACCCAGAGACCGTGGCGTAGGCGCCGTTGTCGACACCACAGGGCTTGATAAAGATGCCTTGGATGATATGGAGGCCatctttggcaatggtgaagACTACGACTGGGCGCTGCAActggaagatgacgaagaggaccgtgagcagcaagaacaaggcatCGAGCTCAAGGACGTTTTTGAGCCATCACAACTTAAGGAGAAGCTTCTCACGGACGAAGATAATGAAATTCGATTTACAGACGAACCCGAACGATTTCAATTAGAGCGCAAGGCGTTTAAGAACCTCCAACTTACGGCGGACCAATTCAAAGAGGAAGCCAAATGGATCACCAACCAGCTGTGGCCGAAGAAGGGCCTGGCCCAGGAGCTCCAGGCGCCATTCGGCAAGGCTGTTGGCAAGGTTCTCGAATTCTTTATCGTGGACGAGGTCGAGGTTCCATACGTCTTCCAGCATCGCAAGGACTACCTGCTGCATTCAAAGAAGATTCGAAAATCGACACGCGATGATCTGGATGGTCCAGATTATACCATTCAATCAGATAAGCTACTTAACCAAGACGATCTGTGGAGGATTCTGGAACTGGATGTCAAGTTCAGATCCTTTGTCGACAAGAGAAATTCTCTTGAGAAGACGTATGAGAACCTGAAGTCGCTTGACGTGGAAGACCAGATGATTGAAGAGATGATCCCCGAGGCTACAACCATGGAAGAACTTCAAGACTTGCAGGACTACGTTCAGTTTCAATACGGCGCGAAACTGAAGGACCTTGCTGTCATGTCGGGCAACGTGTCCCAGGTCAAGAGACCAGGCTCCAAGTCTTCTCTGCTCGACCGCGTGCGCAACGGCAAAACGTATTATTTCGTCAAGGCGTACGGTATCTCTGCTGATCAGTTGGCGAAGAATGCTCTACGACAAGGGAAGAAGATCACACCAGATGACGACTCCCAATATCCCATGGATCTTGCTGATAGCTTGATCGACGATAACTTTAGCACGGGGGATCAGGTAATTTCCGCTGCTCGTCAAATGTACTCGGAAGAACTGTTCGCAAGCCCTCGCATGCGCAAGTACTTCCGCAGCTCGTACTACCAGGCAGCAGAGCTTAGCTGTCGGCGTACGGACAAGGGTCTGCGAAAGATCGATGATTCTCATCCGTACTACGAGATTAAATATTTGCAGAATCAGGCGATTGCTGATCTGGTGCATCAACCAGAGCTCTTCCTCAAGATGATGcgagctgaagaagagggcCTAGTTGACATCAAAGTGGATATGCCGCCAAGATACGATTTCCGCCGACAACTCTATCAAGAATTCGAGTCCGAGAACTTCAGTGATCGGGCCGAGCAATGGCGAGAGGAGCGCAAAAAGGTTCTCGACGTTGCGTACCCGAAACTGGAAAAAGTCATTGTCAAGAACGTCAAAGAGGTTATCCGTACTTTCTGCCAAGATGAAGTTCTCAAGATGTGCCGCCAAGAGTTTTACCGAAAGTTGGATCAGGCTCCCTACAAGCCAAAGGGGATGATTCTCGGAACGACACCTAGAGTTTTGGCCCTGTCAAATGGAATGAGCGACCCAGCTCGCGAGCCAACGTGCTGGACGTgggtggatgaagatggtcgAGTCCTCGAGCAAGGCAAGTTTGGTAACCTGGCTCGAGATGAAGCCCAGCGAGAGGAATTTGCCGAGTTGGTCCGACGGCGCcgtccagatgtcattgCCGTCAGCGGTTGGAGTGCTGAAACTAACAGACTGATACGAGATGTTGAGGCACTCGTAACCGACAAAGATCTCCGAGGAGCCGAGTTCGAGGATCCTGAAACCAATGACTACAGAACGGAACCTCTGGAAGTAGTCATTGTGGACGATGAGGTTGCTCGCCTGTACAAGGACAGTCCCCGTGCGATGGCCGAACACCCGGCCCTGAACCCAGTGACAAGATACTGCGTTGGCTTGGCGCGGTACATGCAGAACCCTATGAAGGAGTATGCCGCCCTTGGCAAGGACGTCTCATCACTGTCATTCCATCCTTGCCAGCATCTCTTGCCGCAGGATAAGCTGATGAAGTACCTTGACTCAGCCATGGTTGATACTGTCAACATGGTCGGAGTGAATATTAATGACGCCATGACTAGCTCTTACACTGCCAACCTGTTGCCTTATATTGCTGGTTTGGGTCCTCGAAAGGCCACCAGTGTCATCAAGGCAATAAATGCCAACGGCGGATCAGTAAACACTCGAGATGAACTCGTCGGTGATCCTGACAGCGGCAAGTTGCCCGTTGTCGGACCTCGCGTTTGGAACAACTGTGCCAGTTTCCTCTACATCGACTATGATGCCACCAACCCATCATCTGACCCCCTCGACAACACACGAGTCCACCCTGAAGACTATGAACTTGGTCGCAAGATGGCTGCTGATGCATTGGAgctggatgaagaagacgtcAAGGCCGAAACGGACGAAAACGGACCTGGAGCAATTGTGCGGAAACTCTTCAAGCAAGACGAGCAAGAGCGAGTCAACGaacttgtccttgacgaGTACGCTGATCAGTTATTGACCAACTTTAATCAGCGGAAGCGTGCGACACTGGAGGCCATCAGCGCAGAACTCCAAGCCCCTTACGAAGAATTGCGAAGAAGCTTTGCGCCACTGAACCAGTCCGAGGTCTTTACGATGTTTACCGGCGAGACCAAGTCGTCACTATGCGAAGGCATGATTGTGCCTGTCAATGTTCGCATGGTCCGAgacgactttgccattgtcaagctTGACTGTGGTATTGAAGGTAGGGTTGAGGCGCACGAAGTCACAAATCGCGCCTCGGTCAAGGAGGTCTTGAGCACTGGCCAGACTGCACAGGCCAAGATTCTGGAGCTGAATTACAAAGATTTCATGGCAAAGCTATCCATGCGGGAGGATGCACTGCGGGTGCCTTTCAAACGGCCATTAAACTACGGGCGTGACGGGTGGGACTACAACCTTGAATCATCAGATAAGGAGGAGCTTCGTGAGAAAGACCACAGCACGGGAAGGACGCAACGAGTTGTCAAGCACCCCAACTTCAAGCCCTTCAACTCGATACAGGCGGAGGAGTATCTTGGCTCACAGCCGTCGGGTGAGGTGATTATTCGCCCCTCATCCAAGGGCAACGACCATTTGGCCATTACGTGGAAAGTCGCCGACAATGTGTACCAGCACATCGACgtgttggagatgcaaaagGACACAGAGTTCTCTGTTGGCAAACTTTTGCGAATTGGTGGCAAGTACACATACAGTGATCTTGATGAGTTGATTGTGGATCACGTCAAGGCAATGGCACGAAAGGTTGAGGAGCTCATGCGTCATGACAAGTATCAGAGCAGGTCAAGATCCGAGACGG AGAAATGGCTAACCACATACATTGATGCCAATCCCAACCGATCCGCATATGCCTTCTGCATTGATCCGAAGCATCCTGGGTATTTCTGGCTCTGCTTCAAGGCTAGCAGAACGGCTAGGGTTATTGGCCTCCCTGTTCGTGCTATTCCGCAAGGTTACGAATTGAAGGGATACCAGTATCCTGACATGCGTGCGTTGTGCAACGGCTTCAAGCTACGATACCAGAACGAGTTTTCGAAGATGGGAAACCGGTAA